From the Ptychodera flava strain L36383 unplaced genomic scaffold, AS_Pfla_20210202 Scaffold_46__1_contigs__length_1169225_pilon, whole genome shotgun sequence genome, one window contains:
- the LOC139128257 gene encoding methylmalonyl-CoA mutase, mitochondrial-like, with the protein MLRAAPFVRRELLQQFTKTVAPGIATNRHIHREPLQPEWRELAKKQLKGADPVEKLTWHTPEGIDLKPLYTRQDTVSHPEELPGKYPYTRGPYPTMYTQRPWTIRQYAGFSTVEESNKFYRDNIKAGQQGLSVAFDLATHRGYDSDNPRVHGDVGMAGVAIDSVEDMKLLFDGIPLDKMSVSMTMNGAVLPVMAMYIVAAEEQGATQDQLTGTIQNDILKEFMVRNTYIFPPTPSMKIIADIFAYTSKHMPKYNSISISGYHMQEAGADAVLELAFTIADGIEYCRTGIKAGMDIDAFAPRLSFFWGIGMNLYMEIAKLRAARRLWAHLIKEKFSPKKGKSMLLRCHSQTSGWSLTEQDPYNNVIRTTIEAMAAVFGGTQSLHTNSFDEALGLPTVKSARIARNTQIIIQEESGITKIADPWGGSYMMECLTDELCYEAKKIIDEVEELGGMAEAVIQGMPKLKIEECAARRQARIDSKQEVIVGVNKYKLDKEEGVEVLTIDNTKVREEQIERLKNTRQTRDPKAAEEALNAITRCCDTGEGNLMDLSIKAARARCSVGEITDAMEEVFGRHRATDRMASGVYKSEFGETDELSRVTKKVEAFMEEEGRRPRILVAKMGQDGHDRGAKVIATGFADIGFDVDIGPLFQTPMEVAQQAVDADVHTVGVSTQAAGHKTLVPELIQALKELGRGDIVVICGGVIPPQDYEFLFNVGVSSIFGPGTRIPEAAMQVVDNIETSIKARASAV; encoded by the exons ACTGTTGCTCCAGGTATCGCAACCAacagacacatacacagagAACCTCTCCAACCGGAATGGAGAGAGCTTGCAAAGAAACAGCTGAAAGGAGCAGATCCTGTGGAGAAATTAACATGGCATACACCTGAA GGCATAGACCTGAAACCTCTGTACACGAGACAGGATACAGTCAGTCACCCAGAGGAACTCCCTGGCAAATACCCTTACACCAGGGGACCCTACCCTACCATGTACACCCAGAGACCATGGACCATCAGACAA TATGCTGGATTCAGTACTGTTGAAGAaagtaacaaattttacagagaCAACATCAAAGCTGGCCAACAGGGACTTAGCGTTGCCTTTGATCTTGCCACACATAGGGG GTATGACTCTGATAACCCTCGTGTCCATGGTGATGTGGGCATGGCTGGAGTAGCAATAGATAGTGTTGAAGATATGAAG TTGCTGTTTGATGGAATTCCTCTAGACAAGATGTCTGTTTCCATGACAATGAATGGTGCTGTATTGCCGGTCATGGCAATGTACATTGTTGCTGCTGAGGAACAG GGTGCCACTCAAGACCAGTTGACAGGCACAATACAAAATGACATTCTCAAAGAATTCATGGTGAGGAATACGTACATCTTTCCACCAACCCCATCCATGAAGATCATTGCTGACATATTTGCATACACTTCCAAG CACATGCCCAAGTACAATTCAATTTCCATATCTGGATATCACATGCAAGAGGCAGGTGCTGATGCTGTCCTGGAACTTGCATTCACAATTGCTGATGGTATAGAGTACTGCAGAACAG GTATCAAAGCAGGTATGGACATCGATGCGTTTGCCCCAAGGTTGTCCTTCTTCTGGGGCATTGGTATGAACTTGTACATGGAGATAGCCAAGCTGAGAGCTGCAAGACGACTGTGGGCCCACCTGATCAAGGAGAAATTCAGTCCAAAGAAGGGCAAGTCTATGTTACTTAGGTGTCACAGTCAGACCTCTGGTTGGTCATTAACTGAACAA GATCCATACAACAATGTAATTCGTACAACAATTGAAGCCATGGCAGCCGTGTTCGGTGGAACACAGTCACTGCACACCAATTCATTCGACGAGGCTCTCGGTCTGCCAACGGTCAAGAGTGCCAGAATTGCCAGGAACACGCAGATCATTATCCAAGAAGAGAGTGGCATTACAAAG ATTGCAGATCCATGGGGCGGTTCCTACATGATGGAATGCCTAACAGATGAACTTTGCTATGAAGCtaaaaaaattattgatgaG GTGGAGGAACTTGGAGGGATGGCAGAAGCTGTAATTCAGGGAATGCCTAAACTTAAGATAGAAGAGTGCGCAGCCAGGCGACAAGCAAGAATTGACTCTAAACAAG AGGTGATTGTTGGTGTCAACAAATACAAGCTTGACAAGGAGGAGGGTGTTGAAGTTCTTACCATTGACAACACAAAGGTTAGAGAAGAACAAATCGAAAGATTGAAGAATACCAGACAAACTAGAGACCCTAAAGCT GCAGAGGAAGCTTTGAATGCAATCACTAGGTGTTGTGATACTGGTGAGGGTAATCTTATGGACCTGTCTATCAAG GCTGCAAGGGCAAGATGTTCAGTTGGTGAGATCACAGATGCCATGGAAGAGGTGTTCGGAAGACACAGAGCAACTGACAGAATGGCTTCTGGAGTCTATAAGAGTGAGTTTGGTGAAACAGATGAACTGTCCAGAGTTACCAAAAAAGTTGAG GCATTCATGGAAGAAGAAGGTCGTCGGCCCAGGATCCTAGTAGCAAAGATGGGTCAAGACGGCCATGACCGTGGTGCCAAGGTCATTGCCACTGGTTTTGCAGACATTGGCTTTGATGTGGACATTGGACCTCTGTTCCAG ACACCTATGGAAGTAGCCCAGCAGGCAGTAGATGCTGATGTACATACTGTCGGTGTCAGCACCCAGGCTGCAGGACACAAGACCTTGGTACCAGAGTTAATCCAAGCCTTGAAAGAGCTTGGTAGAGG GGACATTGTTGTGATTTGTGGAGGAGTTATTCCACCTCAAGATTACGAATTCCTTTTTAATGTTGGCGTTTCCAGTATCTTTGGACCAG GTACTCGTATTCCCGAGGCAGCCATGCAGGTAGTTGATAATATTGAAACCAGCATCAAGGCCAGAGCATCAGCAGTGTGA
- the LOC139128225 gene encoding potassium/sodium hyperpolarization-activated cyclic nucleotide-gated channel 2-like produces MARKLSPEGTDTNSNNLTQDIPLEVKVSMVVDQLGVPEHVSFRKTSLARTASMWVRTTRGLFQASASSKMGMKMFRSHRALEEEQKRQEATNKFVIHPFSSFRWYWDMFLVLLLIVTLILLPVNIAFFSDGFNLEWVIINCITDTVFMIDILLNFFTGIVHHQNEEIILSRQTIACSYLKGWFVLDLLSSFPFDYLYIGFKGDSDYNQTALTLRALRLTKVISLLRLLRLSRLLRYVHRLEEVLQIESAVIRIINLVLVILMLTHWNGCIQFLIPFLMEFPSDSWLVRDDLVNATKWEQYSWCFFKAISQTLSIGFGKYPPDNIAEMWATTLSMMVGATFYALFIGHMSTLLLSIDASGRFYNERINQVKEYMRYRKLPIETQRRILDYYESRYQRHYFDEESILHEQNHPLRKEIIQMNCKQLVGKVDFLSQASPDFTYDVIKKLHYEVYLPDDHIVKVGGRGDRMYFIEHGIVDVIVGGEVVAQLADGDHFGGTVLLR; encoded by the exons ATGGCGCGCAAACTGAGTCCTGAAGGAACCGACACAAACTCCAACAACCTAACGCAAG ATATCCCGCTAGAAGTGAAAGTAAGTATGGTAGTGGACCAGCTCGGTGTACCAGAGCATGTCTCCTTTAGGAAAACCAGCCTTGCCAGAACGGCTAGCATGTGGGTAAGGACGACCAGGGGATTATTCCAGGCGTCAGCCAGCAGTAAAATGGGAATGAAAATGTTTCGAAGTCACAGAGCCCTGGAAGAGGAACAGAAGAGACAAGAAGCCACGAACAAGTTTGTTATCCATCCGTTCAGTTCATTTAG ATGGTACTGGGACATGTTTTTGGTTTTACTGCTGATTGTGACGCTGATCCTCCTACCTGTGAACATAGCCTTCTTTAGTGACGGCTTCAACTTGGAGTGGGTCATCATCAACTGCATCACGGACACCGTGTTCATGATCGACATCCTCCTCAACTTTTTCACGGGAATCGTGCACCATCAGAACGAAGAG ATAATTTTGTCCCGGCAAACGATAGCTTGCAGTTATCTCAAAGGCTGGTTCGTACTGGATTTGCTATCATCTTTTCCATTTGACTATTTGTACATTGGATTCAAAGGCGACAGTGATTACAACCAAACGGCCCTGACACTGAGAGCGCTGAG GTTGACGAAAGTCATCAGCTTATTGCGACTTCTCCGACTGTCTCGGCTGCTGAGATACGTACATCGTCTCGAAGAG gTACTACAAATCGAAAGTGCAGTCATACGCATAATCAATCTAGTGCTTGTGATTTTGATGTTGACGCACTGGAATGGATGCATACAGTTCCTAATCCCGTTCCTCATGGAATTTCCCTCGGACTCATGGCTCGTCAGGGACGATCTCGTC AACGCCACCAAGTGGGAGCAGTACTCTTGGTGTTTTTTCAAGGCGATATCACAAACCCTGAGCATCGGTTTCGGCAAGTACCCGCCAGACAACATAGCCGAGATGTGGGCCACGACTCTTAGTATGATGGTTGGCGCCACCTTCTATGCTCTCTTCATCGGTCACATGTCGACTCTGCTCCTGTCAATCGACGCCTCAGGTCGATTCTACAACGAAAGG ATCAATCAAgtcaaagaatacatgagataTCGCAAACTGCCGATAGAAACCCAGAGGCGTATACTCGACTACTACGAGAGTCGTTATCAAAGACATTACTTCGACGAGGAATCGATTCTGCATGAACAGAATCATCCACTTAGAAAG GAAATTATCCAAATGAACTGCAAGCAGCTGGTCGGCAAAGTCGACTTTTTGAGCCAGGCGTCCCCGGACTTTacctatgacgtcatcaagaAGTTACACTACGAGGTTTATTTACCGGACGACCACATTGTCAAAGTTGGCGGTCGAGGGGATAGGATGTACTTCATTGAGCACGGCATTGTGGACGTTATCGTTGGGGGCGAAGTCGTGGCCCAGTTAGCCGACGGAGATCACTTTGGAGGTACTGTACTATTGCGTTAA
- the LOC139128226 gene encoding uncharacterized protein gives MKHFSIFSTCCCNERLRQNLACSEIALLVDDRRVASVVAVATSYVFYLKRADFEDVLADYPEMRAQMEVVARERLTKIGKLPNVAPPAADNNDTASTTSSMRFRGTLEPQSQRLGELSSLIDEEDELVMNQASHNRVLPPIIVRHTEESQTVNEVTPPVDN, from the exons ATGAAGCACTTCTCCATTTTCTCTACGTGCTGTTGCAATGAAAGATTGAGACAAAATCTCGCCTGTTCAG AAATCGCACTGCTGGTTGACGATAGACGCGTTGCCTCGGTTGTTGCCGTGGCTACCAGCTACGTCTTTTATCTTAAACGTGCAGACTTTGAAGACG tGTTGGCGGACTATCCCGAAATGCGCGCTCAGATGGAAGTCGTTGCCAGAGAGCGCCTGACGAAGATTGGCAAATTGCCAAATGTGGCGCCCCCTGCAGCCGATAACAA TGATACAGCTAGTACTACAAGCTCAATGAGATTTCGTGGCACTCTTGAGCCTCAGAGTCAGCGTCTGGGGGAGTTGAGCAGCTTGATAGACGAGGAAGATGAGCTTGTGATGAACCAGGCAAGCCACAACAGAGTCCTACCACCTATCATTGTAAGACATACAGAAGAGTCCCAAACAGTCAATGAAGTCACCCCTCCAGTGGACAATTGA